A region of Lycium barbarum isolate Lr01 chromosome 1, ASM1917538v2, whole genome shotgun sequence DNA encodes the following proteins:
- the LOC132633536 gene encoding cytochrome P450 86A1-like, with the protein MPKQVRELEAQRLQVHSCSGCTSQKVYPMLTVKSGFCKRKIVVPELSKWKLGHALYRWLNLAIKNGLLPILDKASKQNISVDLQDLMIRFGTDNIFGLALGKSLNILTIDLHDDNSIALEMDTTQYEFSKDCSTPTSCGNL; encoded by the exons ATGCCTAAACAAG TTCGAGAATTGGAAGCACAGAGGCTCCAAGTCCATTCTTGCTCCGGTTGCACATCACAAAAG GTATATCCTATGTTAACGGTGAAGAGTGGATTTTGCAAAAGGAAAATAGTGGTTCCTGAATTATCAAAATGGAAGCTTGGTCATGCACTATATCGTTGGCTAAATCTAGCAATCAAGAATGGTTTATTACCAATCTTAGACAAGGCTtcaaaacagaacatttcagtaGACTTACAAGATTTAATGATACGTTTTGGCACTGATAACATTTTTGGACTTGCTCTAGGGAAAAGTTTGAATATTCTCACCATTGACCTTCATGATGATAATTCAATTGCACTTGAAATGGATACAACTCAATATGAGTTTTCAAAAGATTGTTCTACCCCAACTTCATGTGGAAATTTATGA